One genomic segment of Gossypium arboreum isolate Shixiya-1 chromosome 3, ASM2569848v2, whole genome shotgun sequence includes these proteins:
- the LOC108476062 gene encoding 60S ribosomal protein L14-1-like → MPFKRYVEIGRVALVNYGKDYGKLVVIVDVVDQNRALVDAPDMVRGQMNFKRLTLTDITIDIPRVPKKKTLIEAMEKADVKNKWENSSWGRKLIVQKRRAALTDFDRFKLMLAKIKKAGVVRQELAKLKKENAS, encoded by the exons ATG CCGTTCAAGAGGTATGTTGAGATCGGGAGGGTGGCTCTCGTTAACTACGGCAAAGACTACGGCAAGTTGGTTGTCATCGTTGATGTTGTTGACCAGAACAGA GCTCTTGTTGACGCCCCAGATATGGTCAGAGGCCAAATGAACTTCAAGAGGCTTACTTTGACAGATATCACAATTGACATTCCCCGAGTTCCAAAGAAGAAAACATTGATTGAAGCCATGGAGAAGGCTG ATGTTAAGAACAAGTGGGAGAATAGCTCATGGGGTAGAAAGCTGATTGTCCAGAAGAGAAGGGCAGCTCTCACTGACTTCGATAGGTTCAAGCTTATGTTAGCTAAGATCAAG AAGGCTGGAGTCGTCAGGCAAGAGCTTGCAAAGCTTAAAAAGGAGAATGCATCTTGA
- the LOC108476082 gene encoding kinesin-like protein KIN-10A has protein sequence MAPTPSSSSKLNQTQMRTPQSKHRLNFTSTRNNPAIEQHPPGEHPVEVIGRIRNYPGEQKDKNPISYLHINPDNKTLRVRADIGYRDFTLDGISSSEEEDLDTFYKKFVQSRINGVKMGAKCTIMMYGPTGAGKSHTMFGCLKQPGIVYRSLKDILGDVGEDDSGGTFVQVTVLEIYNEEIYDLLSSNGGGGFGIGWPKGNGSKVKLEVMGKKAKNATFLSGSEAGKISKEIQKVEKRRIVKSTLCNDRSSRSHCMIILDVPTVGGRLMLVDMAGSENIDQAGQVGFEAKMQTAKINQGNIALKRVVESIANGDSHVPFRDSKLTMLLQDSFEDDQSKILMILCASPDPKEMHKTICTLEYGAKAKCIVRGPHTPLKDKNDDSASAVNLGSRLAAMDQFINKLQMENKQRERERNEAHKALVKKEEEVAALRSLLEVKGSGSGATEDEINSKVNERTQMLKLELEKKLDECRRMAEEFVEMERRRMEERILQQQEEVEMLRKRLQEIEFELCSSRDGNVEENGSTNELDGSSFAKRLVGIYGDEVPGMVMSMELDMTDPEPFVHDVKQMDKAVNQADPWSAKHDGFAPQFGAKLGLTTVYEEEETEEENEVEKVIIEEKRVCSNEKDFKSTPERLDSETDSSRLLRIQNIFTLCGNQRELSQQIRTPTPAKAAITETIDPHWSSVMVASDNDSVVKSLNKENSGALMAASLKENQNPSTDCTDGQIDVYVKWEASKENPGKFITTLKVIKDATLADLRKLIDIYLGADNQAFTFLVLGDPTGAPVPKENEAIVKASKLPICNNGHLACLRPAKGLQITNHLPLSPLQLTPLPLTPLENKLPLTTSTRLSNQGDDLSPKLSPHLSSTPFITARRR, from the exons ATGGCTCCAACGCCATCTTCTTCTTCGAAACTAAACCAAACCCAGATGAGAACACCTCAATCCAAACACCGTCTCAACTTCACTTCAACAAGAAACAACCCAGCAATTGAACAACACCCACCGGGGGAACACCCCGTGGAAGTGATCGGCAGGATAAGGAACTACCCCGGTGAGCAAAAAGACAAAAACCCCATCTCCTATCTCCATATAAATCCCGATAACAAGACTCTCCGTGTGAGGGCTGATATTGGGTATCGGGATTTTACCCTGGATGGGATTTCTTCCTCAGAAGAAGAGGATCTTGATACTTTTTATAAAAAGTTTGTTCAGTCGAGGATCAATGGGGTTAAAATGGGAGCTAAGTGTACGATTATGATGTACGGACCTACCGGTGCCGGGAAGAGTCATACGATGTTTGGGTGTTTGAAGCAGCCTGGGATAGTTTATAGGTCTTTGAAAGATATATTGGGAGATGTTGGGGAAGATGACAGTGGAGGAACTTTTGTTCAAGTTACTGTTTTGGAGATTTATAATGAGGAAATTTATGATCTTTTGTCTAGTAATGGTGGAGGTGGTTTTGGAATTGGATGGCCTAAAGGCAATGGATCTAAG GTGAAACTGGAAGTAATGGGAAAGAAAGCAAAGAATGCTACTTTCCTCTCAGGAAGTGAAGCTGGAAAGATTTCAAAAGAGATTCAGAAAGTAGAGAAGAGAAGAATTGTTAAAAGTACACTCTGTAATGATAGAAGTTCTAGAAGTCACTGCATG ATAATTCTTGATGTTCCAACTGTTGGAGGAAGGCTTATGCTTGTGGACATGGCAGGTTCTGAAAATATTGATCAAGCTGGTCAAGTTGGATTTGAGGCAAAAATGCAGACTGCAAAGATAAACCAGGGAAACATAGCACTTAAAAGAGTTGTTGAATCCATTGCAAATGGAGATTCTCATGTGCCTTTCAGAGATAGTAAGTTGACAATGTTGCTCCAG GATTCATTTGAGGATGATCAGTCAAAGATTTTAATGATACTTTGTGCTAGTCCAGATCCTAAAGAGATGCATAAGACAATTTGCACCCTTGAATATGGAGCAAAAGCAAAGTGTATTGTAAGGGGGCCTCATACACCATTGAAGGACAAAAATGATGATTCTGCATCAGCTGTTAATTTAGGATCCAGGCTTGCAGCAATGGACCAGTTCATAAATAAACTACAGATGGAGAACAagcagagagaaagagagagaaatgagGCACATAAAGCGCTTGTGAAGAAAGAGGAAGAAGTTGCAGCGCTTCGATCCCTTCTGGAAGTGAAGGGTTCGGGTTCTGGTGCGACTGAAGATGAAATCAACTCGAAGGTAAATGAACGAACCCAGATGTTAAAACTTGAGTTGGAGAAGAAACTGGATGAATGTAGGCGAATGGCTGAGGAGTTTGTTgaaatggaaaggagaagaaTGGAGGAAAGAATCCTGCAACAGCAAGAAGAAGTCGAGATGCTAAGAAAGCGGTTGCAAGAGATTGAATTCGAGTTATGCAGTTCGAGGGATGGTAATGTTGAGGAGAATGGATCAACCAATGAGTTGGATGGAAGCAGTTTTGCTAAAAGGCTAGTTGGGATTTATGGTGATGAGGTTCCAGGGATGGTTATGTCGATGGAGCTGGACATGACTGATCCTGAACCATTTGTTCATGATGTGAAACAAATGGACAAAGCTGTGAATCAAGCCGATCCTTGGTCTGCAAAACATGATGGCTTTGCCCCACAGTTTGGTGCAAAACTAGGCCTAACCACTGTATATGAAGAAGAAGAGACAGAAGAGGAGAATGAAGTGGAGAAGGTGATAATAGAGGAAAAAAGGGTATGCTCGAACGAGAAAGATTTCAAATCGACACCTGAACGGTTGGATTCTGAAACAGACTCTTCGAGACTTCTAAGAATCCAAAACATCTTTACACTTTGTGGGAACCAAAGAGAGCTTTCTCAACAAATCAGAACTCCAACACCTGCAAAAGCAGCCATTACTGAAACCATTGATCCTCATTGGTCCTCGGTTATGGTAGCTTCAGATAATGATTCTGTTGTGAAAAGTTTGAACAAGGAAAACTCAGGTGCTTTAATGGCAGCATCCTTAAAGGAGAACCAAAACCCCTCTACTGACTGCACTGATGGTCAGATTGATGTTTATGTGAAATGGGAAGCATCTAAGGAAAATCCTGGAAAGTTTATCACAACATTGAAGGTTATAAAGGATGCAACACTCGCGGATCTCCGGAAGTTGATCGATATCTATCTCGGTGCAGATAATCAAGCATTCACTTTTCTAGTGCTTGGG GATCCGACTGGGGCGCCTGTGCCAAAAGAGAATGAAGCCATTGTTAAGGCAAGTAAACTGCCAATATGCAACAATGGGCATCTGGCTTGCTTAAGGCCAGCAAAGGGTCTGCAGATAACTAATCATCTCCCCTTGAGTCCACTACAATTGACTCCACTACCATTGACTCCTCTGGAAAACAAGCTTCCACTCACCACAAGCACTCGCTTGTCAAACCAAGGTGATGATTTATCACCTAAGCTATCACCTCATCTCAGTTCCACTCCCTTTATCACTGCTCGAAGACGGTAG
- the LOC108476061 gene encoding COP1-interacting protein 7-like produces MKSSTQLDSAVFQLTPTRTRFELVISANGKSEKMASGLLNPFLTHLKIAQDQISKGGYSIILQPEPGIDATWFTKGTMERFVRFVSTPEILERVYTVELEILQIEEAIAIQSNNNIGLSAAAEEHHLKSSESIEGKRATLDSNEEKAIILYAAGARPPLANGSAVQEENPKVQLLKVLETRKKALQKEQGMAFARAAAAGFSIDDMAPLMSFSERFGASRLRDACVEFTELWKRKHETGQWLEIEAMSSRADFSAMKELKQAWPVISENNRKAGIESNEKPPMDQQTPGRQEYSQAQFPHPLFPPLPIHSRPGGIPTFQGYAMQGMSYYPHYPGSSPFFQQPYPSMEDPSHNVGQRIQRRHSMDSQNGSEAWKLERTKPQDDVESENETSVSPKSRKKRSSSGKRQSGMVVIRNINYITSKKQNSSDSDSHSGPEMDEEDGNSVQKNSLRSSKGKRIQAKPVDTEEMVSGKETDSGHWQAFQNYLLKGAEEEERRANQRIFSAEKEVQGKRIPNRVSEDPVVFGGQEMGQYEERNMTDMHKTSASSGRMLKASSDQSLTSIKGGRSADDRNSVDGSHYTEIEGRRVNRSSMNDEFIVNRQQNTNSPSDRLAANWFERSSNNINDDSYIVPFRSTSVPRVGTDDRNAISMDSEFSLSLRKSGTASNRVRSQVNCKTDDLTLMPERGMEIGSIGYDPALDYKIQVDAEYATSLDKKKKEGMKESTSEIRKSKLVANPSYKKKTVGPIRKGKPSKTSPLDEAKARAESLRTYKADLQKMKKEKEEAEIKRLEALKMERQKRIAARSSSNAAQPSMAMQNKKQLPLKISPSSHKGSKFTDAEPGLSSPLQRSIRITPVVSPASLKTPKPSKLNNGTNSGGNRLSKSVPSLPVQKKDIGSVTPDAKVSMARIRRLSEPKVSSSARVSSVKSRNSEPSPKRKAFRGPESRKISAIVNHDKSKIVSLPELKIKTTKAPNITHSNSGGKGTQKVNRSVSSTTNVTELCKNLDKVSFNIDGDDSTVIEKTIVMLEQEKPSVPTVNSSEGTAARQKGNDIGRKTKEVADFPSTRAPVSSLNAGSLDHEHRTQQRSRAYEVQKVNVSNTEKEPSKLTSSSVTEKPYQAPLARVSSSEDSCSEVSDHAIAPPTRLQAAAKESESVRARVVDSKNLKLEKIPEVPDKHQVKESPKGFRRLLKFGRKNHSSATSEHRIESDSVSVNDSPADEFVTNRTSTSEVHTLKNLISQNENPTASHTPKKSARSFSLLSPFKSKTSEKKLTA; encoded by the exons ATGAAGTCTTCAACTCAGCTTGACTCAGCTGTGTTCCAACTCACACCAACTCGAACCAG GTTTGAATTGGTGATATCTGCAAATGGGAAGTCAGAGAAAATGGCTTCAGGTTTGCTTAATCCATTCCTTACCCATTTGAAGATTGCACAAGATCAGATTTCCAAAGGGGGTTATTCGATTATCCTTCAACCGGAACCTGGTATCGATGCCACTTGGTTCACAAAAGGAACCATGGAAAG GTTTGTTCGATTTGTGAGTACTCCGGAGATCTTGGAACGCGTGTACACTGTTGAATTAGAAATTTTGCAGATTGAAGAGGCGATTGCAATTCAAAGCAACAACAATATAGGATTGAGTGCTGCT GCTGAAGAGCATCACTTAAAATCTTCAGAAAGCATAGAAG GCAAAAGGGCTACACTGGATTCCAATGAGGAGAAAGCCATCATTCTTTACGCG GCTGGAGCACGGCCACCCTTAGCGAATGGGTCTGCTGTACAGGAAGAAAATCCGAA AGTTCAACTTTTGAAAGTCCTCGAGACGAGGAAGAAAGCACTGCAGAAAGAGCAAGGTATGGCTTTTGCACGTGCTGCAGCTGCTGGTTTTAGCATTGATGACATGGCACCTTTGATGTCATTTTCTGAACGTTTCGGAGCCTCTCGTTTGAG GGATGCTTGTGTAGAGTTTACTGAATTATGGAAAAGAAAGCATGAAACCGGTCAGTGGCTTGAAATTGAAGCAATGTCTAGTCGAGCTGATTTCTCTGCTATGAAAGAGCTCAAGCAAGCATGGCCCGTGATTTCAGAAAACAACAGAAAAGCCGGTATTGAATCAA ATGAGAAGCCTCCCATGGATCAACAGACCCCGGGCCGGCAAGAATATTCACAGGCCCAATTTCCGCATCCCCTGTTTCCTCCCTTGCCTATCCATTCTCGACCAGGTGGTATTCCAACCTTTCAAGGATATGCTATGCAAGGCATGTCCTACTATCCACACTATCCCGGAAGTAGTCCGTTCTTTCAACAACCTTATCCATCAATGGAGGATCCGAGCCACAATGTTGGTCAAAGAATACAGAGACGGCATTCTATGGATAGCCAGAATGGATCAGAAGCTTGGAAGCTGGAGAGAACAAAACCTCAAGATGATGTGGAGTCGGAGAATGAAACTTCAGTTAGTCCAAAATCAAGAAAAAAGCGTAGCAGTTCGGGTAAAAGACAATCTGGAATGGTGGTCATTCGGAACATCAATTATATCACTTCAAAGAAGCAAAACTCGTCAGATAGTGACTCACATTCCGGCCCTGAAATGGACGAGGAAGATGGAAATTCAGTGCAGAAGAACTCTCTAAGATCCTCAAAGGGGAAAAGAATTCAAGCGAAGCCTGTTGATACGGAAGAAATGGTTTCCGGGAAGGAGACAGACAGTGGACACTGGCAAgcatttcaaaattatttgctgAAAGGTGCTGAAGAGGAAGAACGTAGAGCGAACCAACGCATTTTTTCGGCAGAAAAGGAGGTTCAAGGAAAGAGAATACCGAATAGAGTGAGTGAAGACCCTGTAGTTTTCGGTGGACAAGAAATGGGTCAATACGAAGAAAGGAACATGACCGACATGCATAAAACTAGTGCAAGTAGCGGTCGCATGCTTAAAGCGTCATCAGATCAGTCTTTAACTTCGATAAAAGGTGGTCGCTCAGCTGATGATAGGAATTCCGTTGATGGTTCACATTATACGGAAATAGAGGGTAGGAGGGTGAATAGGAGTTCCATGAATGACGAGTTTATAGTAAATCGACAACAAAATACGAATTCCCCGTCAGATCGATTGGCTGCTAACTGGTTTGAACGGTCATCGAACAATATTAATGATGATTCCTACATAGTTCCTTTCAGGTCAACTTCAGTCCCTCGAGTTGGAACTGATGATCGCAATGCCATTAGTATGGATTCCGAATTCTCGTTGTCACTTCGGAAATCAGGAACTGCATCTAACAGGGTCAGAAGCCAAGTCAACTGCAAAACAGATGATTTGACTTTGATGCCTGAGCGGGGAATGGAAATTGGGTCGATTGGTTATGATCCTGCCTTAGATTATAAAATCCAGGTTGATGCTGAATATGCTACTTCCCTagataagaaaaagaaagaggGCATGAAAGAGTCGACTTCGGAAATCCGGAAATCGAAACTTGTTGCAAATCCTTCCTATAAAAAGAAGACTGTAGGACCGATAAGGAAGGGAAAGCCTTCGAAAACAAGTCCTTTAGACGAAGCGAAAGCCCGAGCTGAGAGCCTAAGAACATATAAAGCTGATCTTCAGAAAATGAAGAAGGAAAAA GAAGAGGCGGAGATTAAACGACTCGAAGCATTGAAGATGGAAAGACAAAAGAGAATTGCAGCTAGAAGTAGTTCCAATGCAGCTCAGCCGTCTATGGCCATGCAAAACAAGAAGCAGTTGCCGTTGAAAATTTCCCCCAGCTCTCATAAGGGATCGAAGTTCACGGATGCTGAGCCTGGATTGTCGTCGCCACTACAAAGATCTATCCGGATTACTCCTGTGGTATCGCCTGCTTCTCTTAAAACCCCCAAACCGAGCAAATTGAACAATGGAACGAACTCCGGTGGAAATAGATTAAGCAAGTCGGTTCCATCATTGCCTGTACAGAAGAAAGACATCGGCAGTGTAACACCTGATGCAAAGGTATCCATGGCAAGGATTAGGAGATTATCAGAGCCGAAAGTAAGTAGCAGCGCACGTGTTTCTTCGGTGAAGTCACGGAACTCAGAACCATCACCCAAAAGAAAAGCATTTCGAGGGCCTGAAAGCAGAAAAATATCAGCAATTGTGAACCATGATAAGAGTAAGATCGTATCCCTTCCAGAGCTTAAAATTAAAACAACTAAAGCCCCCAATATAACCCACAGCAATTCCGGAGGAAAGGGGACTCAGAAGGTGAATAGAAGTGTATCTTCTACCACCAATGTTACTGAACTGTGTAAGAACCTGGACAAAGTTTCGTTCAACATTGATGGGGATGACAGTACGGTAATTGAAAAAACCATTGTGATGCTTGAACAAGAGAAGCCCTCTGTTCCCACAGTGAACTCATCAGAAGGTACTGCAGCAAGACAGAAGGGAAATGACATAGGGAGGAAAACCAAGGAGGTGGCAGATTTTCCCTCCACTCGTGCACCAGTTTCTTCACTGAATGCCGGGTCACTTGATCATGAACACCGGACACAACAAAGATCACGAGCTTATGAG GTGCAAAAGGTTAATGTGAGTAACACCGAAAAGGAACCATCGAAGTTAACAAGTTCTAGTGTTACCGAAAAACCTTATCAAGCCCCTTTAGCTCGGGTCTCTTCTTCAGAAGATTCATGCAGTGAAGTTTCAGATCATGCAATAGCACCTCCAACTAGATTGCAAGCTGCAGCGAAAGAGTCCGAGAGTGTTAGAGCTCGTGTAGTTGATTCAAAGAACTTGAAACTAGAAAAGATTCCTGAAGTGCCGGATAAGCATCAAGTAAAGGAGTCACCCAAAGGGTTTCGGCGGCTGTTAAAGTTCGGAAGAAAGAATCATAGCTCAGCTACAAGTGAACATCGCATTGAATCAGATAGTGTTAGTGTTAATGATTCTCCAGCTGATGAGTTTGTCACAAACCGCACCTCTACTAGTGAAG TTCATACGTTGAAGAACCTAATCTCTCAGAATGAAAACCCGACAGCTAGCCATACACCGAAAAAGT CTGCTCGCTCATTTTCCCTATTGTCACCATTCAAAAGCAAGACCAGTGAGAAGAAGTTGACAGCTTGA
- the LOC108476083 gene encoding glycolipid transfer protein 1-like, with protein MEGSVFTPSLEGMKHIKSPEGEMLNKPFLDVCKLILPVLDKFGSAMSLVKSDVGGNISRLEKKYETDPAKYNHLYSMVKEEVDCKTATDSSSCTNGLLWLTRAMDFLVELFRNLLAHPDWTMTESCTDSYGKTLKKFHGWIASSAFTVALKLAPDRKKFMEVISGTGDVNADMEKFCSTFPPFLEENHKYLAKFGLDDMKA; from the exons ATGGAAGGATCAGTTTTTACTCCATCATTGGAAGGAATGAAGCATATCAAATCTCCAGAAGGGGAAATGCTTAACAAGCCTTTTTTGGATGTCTGCAAGTTGATTTTGCCAGTCCTcg ATAAGTTCGGATCTGCTATGAGCCTTGTGAAGAGTGATGTTGGTGGTAACATATCG AGGTTGGAAAAGAAATATGAAACTGATCCCGCTAAATACAATCACTTGTACAGTATGGTGAAAGAAGAGGTTGATTGTAAAACAGCAACAGATTCATCTAGTTGTACCAATGGTCTTCTCTGGTTGACACG AGCAATGGATTTCCTCGTAGAATTGTTCCGCAACTTACTTGCACATCCAGATTGGACTATGACTGAATCTTGTACCGACTCCTATGGCAAAACCCTGAAAAAGTTCCATGGCTGGATTGCTAGTTCCGCTTTCACG GTTGCATTGAAGTTGGCTCCAGATAGGAAGAAGTTCATGGAAGTGATATCTGGGACCGGAGATGTTAATGCTGACATGGAGAAATTTTGTTCGACTTTCCCCCCATTTCTTGAGGAGAATCACAAATATCTG GCCAAGTTTGGCTTGGATGATATGAAGGCATGA